ATATTCCTTCGCAATCAGGTCGCTTCCTATTTCCATATTTCTTTTATAATATTCAATATCCTTTTTCATTTTTCTCCTTTTTTATCTCTTTTCCCTGATGGTTTGGTCCCAAGTAATTTGCCAAGATTATCATGTTTTTCTAAAAGTTGTAGTTTATGTCGTAGTATCCTTGCAAGCCAGTGCTTAACGGGAGTTATTTTTCCAAGTTCATTCAAAGCTTTAGAATCGCCTTTAAGCCAACCCGATAGGGAAGACATAAAAGAAGAGTGCCATTTATTACAAGATAAGATATTTGGATATGTGTCTTCGCATTGGAGTATGCCTTTCTTTTTGGGAATATTCTTTGAATTAAGATTCCCGATTTTTATGATAACCTTTTCAAGATGCCTGAATACTTTTGGCGCGCATAACCAGATTTGTTCGGTATTATCCAATAGATTCTTGCCATCAGATACTTTTTTACAAATCTTTGCTCTAAGTTTCTTTATTTCCGGTAACTCCAATTCTGCAAAATACGGGTCCCCAAAAGGAGAGTTTCCATACGCGCTCCAGTTTGTTTCATCTCCACATATATCACCGGAATAAACGTCTAACATATAACGATTTCTCTTATCATCCGACCATATAAGCGTTTTTATCCACCAACGGAGTCTATGTATCAATCTCGTCACAAGAAGTATCTTCTGCTCCGAAGGTTTCCCTAAAGTAGCATAAATCGCTGTAATAATACTATCCCAATCTTTGCCAAGGTTATCTCGCATAGCGAGTTCGGCTTTAGCTATATCAAGAGGCGCATTTTTAAGCCACGCATCAAGACAATATACATAATAAGACATCAAAGTTTTCCGTTTAGAGTCAGCCGTATAACATCCATAAATAAATTCAGGACAGGTTTCTTTTTTAATAGCCTCGCAAACCTGCATTAAAGGGTTTGGAAACGTATAATGCCCACAGGGAGGCAAATGTTTTATCATTCTATTTAATATTTCGGATGCCCAATTTGGAATCTTACCAATAGCAACTTCTTCCTCAAATATCGCTTTTAATTCAATAGATGAAGGAATATCTTCGCCATATTTCTTACTTTTATCCCAACCGGCATCATATGGAGTTGAATTCCATGCCCGGCTTGTGATACTTTTTTCGTAATTCTCTTTACACCATTCTTTTTTCATTGGTATTTACAATTTATTTTAGTTGCTTTGCTTCCAAATAAGCCATATGAGCCCATGTTTTTGGAGTATATCCGGAAAAATTTCGAAAAATAACTTTCGTAATAATATTTTTTTCTTCTGCTAATTTTATCAATTCGGAAGACTTTGGTAATCCTTCAGGGATAAGAAGCATAACAAGCAATGGTTCTAAATCTAGCTGATTATGGATTTTTACCATATGAAGCCCATCGCAGCAAAACTCAGGATGATTAGTTAAATCAATAGTGCGAAAGAAAAACTTAACAGCAGGTTGAAAGTTTTCTTCAAACTCTTCCCATGTCGGAACTCTTCCAATAATTCGCTCATACACAACTTTGTCCGGAGAAGGACAATTTCCTGCAGTAAACATAATATATTCAAAGTAATCAGACGGATCCCCGGCAGCATTTCGTGGACCATTTGCTAAAAATTCACCCGGCATATTAAGAGCTTTACAGGCGGATAGAATACATCCTGAAGCAAGTATCTTTTTCGCAGTTTCTACAGACGTGCCATGACATAGCATATCAGTTAGACATCCTTCCGCAGTGCAGAAACGACATCTGGTAAGCTTCTCTACTTCAGGTAGGACAAGTCTTCGATCGCGTTGTGTCTTCATAGCCTTCTGGATAAATGCATCGAGATTGTCAATTCCGGGATGAAAAAATGTACGTATTGAATCGGCAACAATGTTGCGAATTTTTGAGTCCTCAAACCAAATTGGTACTTTTCGCCCATGAACTAACTCATAAAGACAATATTCATTTAAATCCTGTAAATCCCTTTTTGTGGGATTTTTATAGTCAGAAAAACTACATTGATAGTGTCTTAATTTTGTATCAAGTCCCCAACTAAAGGTGCAATCGTAATCCCCTACGGTGATTATAAGGGAAAAACCCTGTTCCAGAAGCCATTTCTGTACTTCTGGTGATTCTACCGGGTTTTCTGTATTAAGTAAGCAAATATGCTTATCCACTAACCGTTCTATATTCATTTGTTAATATTATTTTTTCTATCGTTTACAACTTATTAGCTTATTTCAATAATATTTGCGCCCTTTTAAAAGCTTCATTCAAAAACTCCTGTGGTTTTTGAAAAGCCGACCTTCGCATTTCTACCTCGAGAAGAAAAATGCCTTCAAATCCTATCTTGTGAAAAACCTTAGTAAATTCATCCCACTTAAATGTCCCCTCAAAAGGCAGGATATGGTCATCTTTTTCGCCTCTGTTGTCGGAAATATGAGTAGTAAATAACCTATTCCCGTATTTGCCCAAAATTGTAAGAGGTTCGGATAAAAGATTATCATGGGACGAATCATAACATAAGCCATATTTAGAGTTGTCTATTCTATCCAGCGAGAAATAAACTAAATCGTTTATTAGTCCGGATGGCAGGTTTTCAATGGCTAATTGTATATCTTTTTTCCCTATATATTCAAGCAAAGAATAAACCTGTTTAAGAAGGATTTCTTTTCTATCTTCAATAGAATCAACCCTTGAAATAGAAACAGGATGAAATATAATCGTTTTTGCTCCCAAAAACAAAGCAGAATCTATACACCTTTTAAGTAAATCCATAGCATTTAATGAAATACTTTTCTCGGGAGAGGAAACATCAACATCCTTGAACGGAGCATGAATAGAGCAAATTTTCAGTCCCGAATCCTGTATCATTTCTTTAAGATTTCTTTGTCCGGTTATGTTTAAATACCCGGAATGTTCGAGATTGCCTCCTCCCAAGGAAATATGTGTAAATCCGGCTGCCTTTATCATAGGCAATTGTGTTTTTAATGGTATATCGTAATTAAAAGTAGTCCCTATAGATAACATTTTCTTTCCTCCACTCTTCTTTGTTTTTACTGCTTACTTCATAATAAGGATTCCGTATGTATTTGGGTCATAACTTATTGGGACTTGCCAATCACCGGCATTATCCATTCTTTTTTGCTTACGTCTGAAGTTCAGTCTCCATTCTTGTCCATTTTTGCCTGATACTTCAAATTGGTTGAGCGGAATACGTGCTTCTACAACCCAAAAATTATTCCCTTTTGTTGCCTTTACTTCATAATTTCCATTCCAATTTCTATCAATACCTTTAATTCCCCCATTATTGTCTGTTGATATTTTTTGGTCAAAAGCCGTTCCAAGAGGATTAAAATAAATCTGGTAAACTA
Above is a window of bacterium DNA encoding:
- a CDS encoding sugar phosphate isomerase/epimerase family protein gives rise to the protein MLSIGTTFNYDIPLKTQLPMIKAAGFTHISLGGGNLEHSGYLNITGQRNLKEMIQDSGLKICSIHAPFKDVDVSSPEKSISLNAMDLLKRCIDSALFLGAKTIIFHPVSISRVDSIEDRKEILLKQVYSLLEYIGKKDIQLAIENLPSGLINDLVYFSLDRIDNSKYGLCYDSSHDNLLSEPLTILGKYGNRLFTTHISDNRGEKDDHILPFEGTFKWDEFTKVFHKIGFEGIFLLEVEMRRSAFQKPQEFLNEAFKRAQILLK